The following nucleotide sequence is from Aspergillus nidulans FGSC A4 chromosome I.
tttttttgatATCAAACAATTACTGAGATGGAAAATCATGAATTCATCGGtttgcagctggagaaagagatgaagcGGGAAGGTGAATATAGCTTCACCTTCGGAACCGGACTAATGAGGACCCTTGGTTTGACTCAAAACTAGTATTCAACCTCGAATCGAGATGATTATAACAGATCAACGCCGTCCGCATTCCACACCCGCACATAGTCCACCTCCATTgccacctcctccccatcgacCGTATTCTCGTCTGGATACCCAGGCCAGTTtccaccaacggcaacattcagcagcagaaaatgACCCTTGTGCGCTATAGTTCTCCAAACAGTCTCATGACCAACATCAGCACCAGAAACACGATGGACCTGTTCGCCGTCTAAGAACCAGGTCAATGTCTCCTCCTGCCACCCTTCACCTTCCCCAGACCCAGCTCCAAGCAAGGACGCGCCTGATCGGTCAACCTCGAGCCCAACAACGTGCCAGTCACACCCGCTCCAACTGACGCCGCTATTACCCAAACCATTATACTCATTGCAGGGACCGCCCTCGTTTGAATCGACTCCACAATGCAGTGTGTTATAGACTGTGGGCTCACCGTTGATGACCTCCATGATATCCCACTCTGACGCCATCGGCCAGTTTGTTGGATTTCCCCTGAAGGATTCCCCCAATGCCCAGAAGGCAGGCCAGATCCCCTTTTGCTGAGAGCTTGGAGCGCATCCCGTGCGCAGGCGAGACTCGATGTAGAGCTTTCCGCCTGAAGCGGCGGCGAAGGATGTGGTCCTTGTTTCGATGCGGGCGCTAGTCCACTGCCCTTCCTCGCCGGTACCATTGTTTCCGGAGAAACGCGGGATAATTTGAAGCGTGTTCTGTGGCGTTATGCGAATATTTCGCGGTGAGGTGGTGTACGATTGCAGCTCATTGTTTCCCCATGCTGGGGCGCCGCCGGGATAGGAGGTTCCAGTGTCGAAGAGCCAGACTGACGAGGAGGGCAGGTGTCCTGAGTCTGAGTCCGAACTGGAtt
It contains:
- a CDS encoding glycoside hydrolase family 16 protein (transcript_id=CADANIAT00007401), with product MARPSLCCLENTWGSQYMILAIHSFMMRRLLTIVPLLLRANAVPLANPNVQGVSDFPDILHDILPGLLDPGSGPGSDSHSEIVPPILGYTLTWHDEFSSSSQSSSDSDSGHLPSSSVWLFDTGTSYPGGAPAWGNNELQSYTTSPRNIRITPQNTLQIIPRFSGNNGTGEEGQWTSARIETRTTSFAAASGGKLYIESRLRTGCAPSSQQKGIWPAFWALGESFRGNPTNWPMASEWDIMEVINGEPTVYNTLHCGVDSNEGGPCNEYNGLGNSGVSWSGCDWHVVGLEVDRSGASLLGAGSGEGEGWQEETLTWFLDGEQVHRVSGADVGHETVWRTIAHKGHFLLLNVAVGGNWPGYPDENTVDGEEVAMEVDYVRVWNADGVDLL